One Monomorium pharaonis isolate MP-MQ-018 chromosome 4, ASM1337386v2, whole genome shotgun sequence DNA segment encodes these proteins:
- the LOC105836392 gene encoding serine--tRNA ligase, cytoplasmic, producing MVLDLDLFRKDKGFDPEKVRENQKKRFKDVQLVDTVIEKDKHWRQLRHRADNFNKLKNMCSKEIGEKMKKKEPLGDIDTVPQEIADDLDNLTSQSLKELMVTQIKRIRSLIDDAIQKNDENLKTIELERNSALREVGNYLHESVPVSNDEEENKVERTWGDCNERKKYSHVDLIHMIDGMDGERGAGVSGGRGYFLTGPAVFLQQALIQLALRILFKKGYKPLYTPFTMRKDAMQEVAQLSQFDEELYKVIGKGSERNEDKEMEEKYLIATSEQPIAAFHRGEWIAETTLPIKYAGMSTCFRQEVGSHGRDTRGIFRVHQFEKVEQFCLTSPHDNKSWEMMEEMISNAEEFYQALDIPYRIVNIVSGALNHAASKKLDLEAWFPGSGAFRELVSCSNCLDYQARRLLVRYGQTKKMNTTTDYVHMLNATMCAVTRVICAILEVHQTETGIKVPKILADYMPSEYESEIPFVKVAPIDEIETKKQKKQKENMSK from the exons ATGGTACTCGACTTGGATCTCTTCCGTAAGGACAAGGGCTTCGACCCGGAGAAGGTCCGAGAGAACCAGAAGAAACGTTTCAAGGATGTGCAGCTGGTAGATACCGTGATCGAGAAGGACAAACATTGGCGACAATTGCGTCATCGCGCCGACAATTTCAACAAGCTGAAGAACATGTGTAGCAAAGAGATCGGTGaaaagatgaaaaagaagGAGCCGCTCGGTGATATTGACACTGTGCCCCAAGAGATCGCCGACGATCTGGACAACTTGACCTCTCAGAGCTTGAAAGAATTGATGGTGACGCAGATCAAAAGAATACGTTCCCTCATTGATGATGCCATACAGAAAAACGATGAGAATCTAAAAACTATCGAGTTAGAGAGGAATAGTGCGCTCAGGGAGGTGGGAAATTATTTGCACGAATCTGTGCCTGTCAGCAACGACGAGGAAGAAAACAAA GTGGAGAGAACATGGGGAGACTGCaatgagagaaaaaagtaCTCTCATGTCGATCTGATTCATATGATCGATGGAATGGATGGGGAACGTGGAGCAGGCGTATCCGGGGGACGAGGTTATTTTCTTACTGGACCAGCGGTATTTCTTCAACAAGCCCTAATACAATTGGCATTGaggattttatttaagaaaggtTATAAACCTCTCTATACTCCATTTACTATGCGGAAAGACGCAATGCAAGAAGTGGCGCAACTTTCTCAATTTGATGAGGAATTATACAAG GTAATTGGTAAAGGAAGTGAACGTAATGAGGATAAAGAAATGGAGGAGAAATACCTTATTGCTACTTCCGAGCAACCAATAGCAGCTTTTCATAGGGGTGAATGGATAGCTGAAACCACTTTACCAATAAAATATGCTGGAATGTCTACTTGCTTTAGACAAGAAGTTGGCTCTCATGGACGAGATACCAGAGGTATCTTTAGGGTGCATCAATTTGAAAAG GTAGAGCAATTCTGTCTTACCTCGCCCCACGATAACAAATCCTGGGAGATGATGGAAGAGATGATTTCCAATGCGGAGGAATTTTATCAAGCATTAGATATTCCTTATCGTATAGTAAATATTGTATCTGGTGCACTCAATCATGCAGCTTCGAAGAAGTTAGATTTGGAAGCCTGGTTTCCTGGTTCGGGTGCGTTTCGCGAACTCGTTTCGTGTAGCAATTGTTTGGATTATCAAGCGAGAAGATTGCTAGTTAG aTACGGTCAAACGAAGAAAATGAACACTACGACGGATTACGTTCACATGCTGAACGCAACAATGTGCGCTGTGACGCGCGTAATTTGCGCTATTTTGGAAGTACATCAAACGGAAACTGGCATTAAAGTGCCAAAAATTCTCGCGGATTACATGCCTTCCGAATACGAAAGCGAGATTCCATTTGTAAAAGTTGCACCGATCGATGAGATCGAAACgaagaaacagaaaaaacaaaaagaaaatatgtctAAGTAG